A window of the Serratia sarumanii genome harbors these coding sequences:
- the iolB gene encoding 5-deoxy-glucuronate isomerase, whose protein sequence is MSSLLAKCQTPNAEGRIQHVTPENAGWRYVGFDVYRLAAGQSLQLECGDKELCLVLVAGIASVATLRAEYPHIGKRMSPFERTPPYAVYVPHHDRIDVRAETDLELAVCSAPGSGHLPSRLITPADIGVERRGKGRNQRLVHNILPDSEPADSLLVVEVYTDEGNTSSYPSHKHDREDSPDETYLEETYYHRIQPEQGFCMQRVYTDDRTLDECMPVYNRDVVKVPRGYHPVATLAGYDNYYLNVMAGPVRQWKFTWEKDHAWINGDGYPAAQ, encoded by the coding sequence ATGTCTTCACTGCTTGCCAAATGTCAGACGCCGAACGCCGAGGGGCGTATTCAGCACGTGACGCCGGAAAATGCCGGGTGGCGCTATGTCGGTTTCGACGTTTATCGCCTGGCCGCCGGGCAGTCGCTGCAGCTGGAGTGCGGTGACAAGGAGCTGTGCCTGGTGCTGGTGGCCGGTATCGCCTCCGTCGCCACGCTGCGCGCCGAATACCCGCATATCGGCAAACGCATGAGCCCGTTCGAGCGCACGCCGCCTTACGCGGTGTATGTGCCGCACCACGATCGCATCGACGTGCGGGCAGAAACCGATCTGGAGCTGGCGGTGTGCAGCGCGCCCGGCAGCGGCCACCTGCCTTCACGGCTGATTACGCCGGCGGATATCGGCGTGGAGCGGCGCGGCAAGGGGCGCAACCAGCGGTTGGTGCACAACATTCTACCGGACAGCGAGCCGGCCGACAGTCTGCTGGTGGTGGAGGTTTACACCGACGAGGGCAACACCAGTTCCTACCCGAGCCACAAGCACGATCGGGAAGACTCACCGGACGAAACCTATCTGGAAGAGACGTATTATCACCGCATTCAGCCGGAGCAGGGATTCTGCATGCAGCGCGTCTATACCGACGATCGCACGCTCGACGAATGCATGCCGGTCTACAATCGGGACGTAGTGAAAGTGCCACGCGGTTATCACCCGGTGGCGACCCTGGCGGGCTACGACAACTATTATCTCAACGTGATGGCCGGGCCGGTGCGGCAATGGAAATTCACCTGGGAAAAAGACCACGCCTGGATTAACGGCGACGGCTATCCCGCCGCGCAATAA
- a CDS encoding CoA-acylating methylmalonate-semialdehyde dehydrogenase, whose translation MKTVGNFIDGQVCLSSSNQTVDVHNPASGQVERRVTQSTAAEVKQAIDVAHRAFADWSRTTPLRRARIMFNFKALLEQHRDELAELIVSEHGKVYSDALGELTRGMEVVEFACGIPHLIKGEYSPDVGSGVDSFSLMQPLGVVAGITPFNFPAMVPMWMFPIALACGNTFILKPPALVPSASVRLAELLKEAGLPDGVFNVVHCANEDAAQLCTDPRIQAVSFVGSSTVAEHIYTTASAHGKRVQAFGAAKNQAIVMPDADLDATVNALMGGAFGSAGERCMALPIAVVVGDDTADKLIAKLKPLIAQLRVGPGLQQGGEENEMGPLVSSAHQKKVLGYIDLGVEEGATLVADGRNYQVPGYPEGYYVGGTLFDHVKPNMRIYREEIFGPVLGIVRVPDYRTAIDTVNGHEFGNGSAIFTGSGHYARQFVQEVQAGMVGVNVPVPVPMAFHSFGGWKRSVFGALNVHGTDGVRFYTRMKTATARWPAGQQTVSEFSMPTLG comes from the coding sequence ATGAAAACCGTGGGTAACTTTATTGACGGGCAGGTGTGCCTGAGCAGCAGCAATCAAACCGTCGACGTGCACAACCCGGCCAGCGGGCAGGTTGAGCGGCGCGTCACGCAGAGCACCGCCGCCGAAGTCAAGCAGGCCATCGACGTGGCCCATCGGGCGTTTGCCGATTGGTCGCGCACCACGCCGCTGCGCCGCGCGCGCATCATGTTCAATTTCAAGGCGCTGCTGGAACAGCACCGCGACGAGCTGGCCGAGCTTATCGTCAGCGAGCACGGCAAGGTGTACTCGGATGCGCTGGGCGAACTGACGCGCGGCATGGAAGTGGTCGAATTCGCCTGCGGCATCCCGCATCTGATCAAGGGCGAGTATTCGCCGGACGTCGGCAGTGGCGTCGACAGCTTCTCGCTGATGCAGCCGCTGGGCGTGGTGGCGGGCATTACCCCGTTCAACTTCCCGGCGATGGTGCCGATGTGGATGTTCCCTATCGCGCTGGCCTGCGGCAACACCTTCATCCTCAAGCCGCCGGCGCTGGTGCCTTCCGCCTCGGTGCGCCTGGCGGAACTGCTGAAAGAAGCCGGCCTGCCGGACGGCGTGTTCAACGTGGTGCACTGCGCCAATGAAGACGCGGCGCAGCTGTGCACCGATCCGCGCATTCAGGCGGTGAGCTTCGTCGGCTCCTCCACCGTGGCGGAACATATTTACACCACCGCCAGCGCGCACGGCAAGCGGGTGCAGGCCTTCGGCGCGGCGAAGAACCAGGCGATCGTCATGCCGGACGCCGATCTGGACGCCACGGTCAACGCGCTGATGGGCGGAGCGTTCGGCTCCGCCGGCGAGCGCTGCATGGCGCTGCCGATCGCCGTGGTAGTCGGTGACGACACCGCCGATAAACTGATCGCCAAACTGAAGCCGCTGATCGCGCAGCTGCGCGTCGGGCCGGGCTTGCAGCAGGGCGGAGAAGAGAATGAAATGGGGCCGCTGGTGTCGTCCGCCCACCAGAAAAAGGTGCTGGGTTACATCGATCTGGGCGTGGAAGAAGGCGCCACCCTGGTGGCCGACGGCCGCAATTATCAGGTGCCGGGCTATCCTGAAGGCTACTACGTCGGCGGCACGCTGTTCGACCATGTGAAGCCGAACATGCGCATCTACCGCGAAGAGATCTTCGGGCCGGTGCTGGGCATCGTGCGGGTGCCGGATTACCGCACCGCCATCGACACGGTGAACGGCCACGAGTTTGGCAACGGCAGCGCCATCTTTACCGGCAGCGGCCACTACGCGCGCCAGTTCGTGCAGGAAGTGCAGGCCGGGATGGTCGGCGTCAACGTGCCGGTGCCGGTGCCGATGGCGTTCCACAGCTTCGGCGGCTGGAAGCGCTCGGTGTTCGGCGCGCTTAACGTGCACGGCACCGACGGCGTGCGCTTCTACACGCGCATGAAGACCGCCACCGCGCGCTGGCCGGCCGGGCAGCAGACGGTGTCCGAATTCAGCATGCCGACGCTGGGTTAA
- a CDS encoding sugar porter family MFS transporter: protein MSYQRKHNTGYILRICGIAALGGILFGYDTAVISGAIEALKTYFNLSPAETGWAVSNVVIGCVVGAFAAGPLAARWGRKKALMLAALLFTVSAVGAALAPTFTWFVIYRIIGGLAVGIAATVSPMYMSEVSPKDMRGRALSMQQFAIVFGQIVIFYVNFKIASLASEAWLVEMGWRWMFASGVIPCILFCILVFVIPESPRWNVMMGRDDQALAMLTKVSNAAHAQNLLKEIKDSLQQDQQQRHRKLNYGDVRVRFILFVGCMIAMLQQVTGVNVMMYYAPVVLKTVTENAQEALFQTIWIGVLQLVGSVIGAMLMDRMGRIPLMRYGTLGAIAGLLLTSYALYTQATGYFALFGMLFFMVFYALSWGVGAWVLVSEIFPNRMRAQGMSIAVGCMWVANFAVSQSFPMINDHPYLFSHFHGAFPMWIFAACCLFSYWFIGRYIPETKGVSLEKMEQVVLAKRHRHPLPDGKPLPLENGKS from the coding sequence ATGTCATATCAGCGTAAGCACAATACCGGCTACATATTGCGAATTTGCGGCATCGCCGCCCTGGGCGGCATTCTGTTCGGCTACGATACCGCCGTGATCTCCGGCGCGATCGAAGCGCTGAAAACCTATTTCAATCTCAGCCCGGCCGAAACCGGTTGGGCAGTCTCCAACGTGGTGATCGGCTGCGTGGTCGGCGCCTTCGCCGCCGGGCCGCTAGCGGCGCGCTGGGGCCGTAAAAAGGCGCTGATGCTGGCGGCGCTGCTGTTCACCGTTTCCGCCGTCGGCGCAGCCTTGGCCCCGACCTTCACCTGGTTCGTCATCTACCGCATCATCGGCGGGCTGGCGGTCGGCATCGCCGCCACCGTGTCGCCGATGTACATGTCGGAAGTGTCGCCAAAGGACATGCGCGGGCGCGCGCTCAGTATGCAGCAGTTCGCCATCGTGTTCGGTCAGATCGTGATTTTCTACGTCAACTTCAAAATCGCCAGCCTCGCCAGCGAAGCCTGGCTGGTGGAAATGGGCTGGCGCTGGATGTTCGCCTCGGGCGTCATCCCCTGCATTCTGTTCTGCATCCTGGTGTTCGTCATTCCTGAGTCGCCGCGCTGGAACGTGATGATGGGCCGCGACGATCAGGCGCTGGCGATGTTGACCAAGGTTTCCAACGCCGCCCACGCGCAGAATCTGCTGAAAGAAATCAAAGACTCGCTGCAGCAGGATCAACAGCAGCGGCATCGGAAGCTGAACTACGGCGATGTGCGGGTGCGTTTCATCCTGTTCGTCGGCTGCATGATCGCCATGCTGCAGCAGGTGACCGGCGTCAACGTAATGATGTATTACGCGCCGGTGGTGCTGAAAACCGTCACCGAAAACGCGCAGGAAGCGCTGTTTCAGACCATCTGGATCGGCGTGCTGCAGCTGGTCGGTTCGGTCATCGGCGCCATGCTGATGGATCGCATGGGCCGCATTCCGCTGATGCGTTACGGCACGCTGGGCGCCATCGCCGGCCTGCTGCTCACCTCGTACGCGCTCTACACTCAGGCCACCGGCTATTTCGCGCTGTTCGGCATGCTGTTCTTCATGGTGTTTTATGCGCTGTCCTGGGGCGTCGGCGCCTGGGTGCTGGTGTCGGAAATCTTCCCGAACCGCATGCGCGCGCAGGGGATGAGCATCGCCGTCGGCTGCATGTGGGTCGCTAACTTCGCGGTGTCGCAGTCGTTCCCGATGATCAACGACCACCCTTACCTGTTCTCGCATTTCCACGGCGCCTTCCCGATGTGGATCTTCGCCGCCTGCTGCCTGTTCAGCTACTGGTTCATCGGCCGCTATATTCCGGAAACCAAAGGCGTCTCGCTGGAAAAAATGGAGCAGGTAGTGCTGGCCAAACGCCACCGCCACCCCCTGCCCGACGGCAAGCCGCTGCCGCTGGAAAACGGCAAATCCTGA
- a CDS encoding TIM barrel protein yields the protein MTIALDRFCINRKIAPNLDLDSFFRLVKRCGLSKVELRNDMPSGKVTDDLSDAQLNALAAQYGIEIVTINALGMFNLMDNPAALQQRAEALLAQAQAIHSRALVLCPHCSADDTRSEQQKRDDTLAALRLLAPLFARYGVQGYVEPLGFGISSLRSSLLTQALIRDSGAPYRIVLDTFHHYLSGVAQADFDAQIQVAQIGLVHLSGVEDGRDKGALSDEERIMLSEGDRLESRRQVQNLERLGYTGVYAFEPFSSQLDSWSEADIEREIRQSIALLQG from the coding sequence ATGACCATTGCACTGGACCGCTTCTGCATTAACCGCAAAATCGCGCCGAATCTCGATCTGGACAGTTTTTTCCGCCTGGTGAAACGCTGCGGGCTCAGTAAGGTTGAGCTGCGCAACGATATGCCCAGCGGCAAGGTGACCGACGATCTGAGCGACGCGCAGCTCAATGCGCTCGCTGCGCAATACGGCATCGAGATCGTCACGATCAACGCCCTCGGCATGTTCAATCTGATGGACAACCCGGCGGCGCTGCAGCAGCGCGCCGAAGCGTTGCTGGCGCAGGCGCAGGCCATCCACAGCCGGGCGCTGGTGCTGTGCCCGCACTGCAGCGCCGATGACACGCGCAGCGAGCAGCAAAAACGCGACGACACCCTCGCCGCGCTGCGGCTGCTGGCGCCGCTGTTTGCCCGCTATGGCGTGCAGGGGTACGTCGAGCCGCTGGGCTTCGGCATCAGCTCGCTGCGATCGTCGCTGCTGACCCAGGCGCTCATCCGCGATTCGGGCGCGCCGTACCGCATCGTGCTCGATACTTTCCACCACTATTTAAGCGGTGTGGCGCAGGCCGACTTCGACGCGCAGATCCAGGTGGCGCAGATCGGCCTGGTGCATCTGTCCGGCGTGGAGGATGGGCGGGATAAAGGCGCGCTGAGCGACGAAGAGCGCATCATGTTGAGCGAGGGCGATCGGCTGGAGAGCCGCCGCCAGGTGCAAAACCTGGAACGCCTGGGCTACACCGGCGTCTATGCCTTCGAGCCCTTCTCTTCGCAGCTGGACAGCTGGAGCGAGGCGGATATCGAACGGGAAATCCGCCAGAGCATCGCCCTGCTGCAAGGGTAA
- the fetB gene encoding iron efflux ABC transporter permease subunit FetB has product MNQHNITNESLGLSMLLVVVAILISHREKLALEKDIIWSICRAVVQLIIVGYVLKYIFDLDNAVLTVLMVLFICFNAAYNAKKRSKYVEHAFVTSFIAITTGAVLTLAVLVLTGSIEFTPMQVIPISGMIAGNAMVAVGLCYTNLGQRFKSEQQKIQEMLSLGATPKFASAALIRDSIRASLIPTVDSAKTVGLVSLPGMMSGLIFAGIDPVKAIKYQIMVTFMLLSTASLSTIIACYLAYRKFYNARHQLVVGNLK; this is encoded by the coding sequence ATGAATCAGCATAACATCACCAACGAATCCTTAGGCTTGTCGATGCTCCTGGTGGTGGTCGCCATTCTGATCAGCCACCGGGAAAAGCTGGCGCTGGAAAAGGACATTATCTGGAGCATCTGCCGCGCGGTGGTGCAGCTGATCATCGTCGGCTACGTGCTGAAGTACATTTTCGATCTGGATAACGCGGTGCTCACCGTGTTGATGGTGCTGTTCATCTGCTTTAACGCGGCCTACAACGCCAAGAAACGCAGCAAGTACGTCGAACACGCGTTCGTGACGTCGTTTATCGCCATCACCACCGGCGCGGTGCTGACGCTGGCGGTGCTGGTCTTGACTGGCTCCATCGAATTTACGCCGATGCAGGTAATCCCCATCTCCGGGATGATCGCCGGTAACGCCATGGTGGCGGTGGGATTGTGCTACACCAACCTCGGCCAGCGTTTCAAAAGCGAACAGCAGAAGATTCAGGAGATGCTCAGCCTGGGGGCGACGCCCAAGTTCGCTTCGGCGGCGCTGATCCGCGACAGTATCCGCGCTTCGCTGATCCCGACCGTGGATTCGGCGAAAACCGTTGGGCTGGTCAGCCTGCCGGGCATGATGTCCGGGCTGATCTTCGCCGGCATCGACCCGGTGAAAGCGATCAAATACCAGATTATGGTGACCTTCATGCTGCTTTCCACCGCCAGCCTGTCGACCATCATCGCCTGCTATCTGGCCTACCGTAAGTTTTACAACGCGCGCCACCAGCTGGTGGTCGGCAACCTGAAGTAA
- the fetA gene encoding iron efflux ABC transporter ATP-binding subunit FetA: MKEKKDILRLDDIHYQIDNQVILDSVSFTLGEGEFKLITGPSGCGKSTLLKIISSLMDPTSGNLYFDGRAIAEMSPEAYRKQVSYCFQTPALFGNTVYDNLALPYQIRQQSPDERKMQADLARFGLPEAMLTKSINELSGGEKQRVSLIRNLQFMPRVLLLDEITSALDEENKRNVNEIVHQLVAEHRLAVLWVTHDTEEIAHADEVITLRAHGAEQQEQQHESA, from the coding sequence ATGAAGGAAAAGAAAGACATACTGAGATTGGATGATATTCATTATCAAATAGACAACCAAGTGATCCTGGACTCCGTCTCTTTCACGCTGGGTGAAGGCGAGTTCAAACTGATCACCGGACCTTCCGGCTGCGGGAAAAGCACCCTGCTGAAAATCATCTCTTCCTTAATGGATCCGACCAGCGGAAACCTCTATTTCGACGGACGAGCGATCGCCGAGATGTCGCCGGAGGCGTATCGCAAACAGGTTTCTTACTGCTTCCAGACGCCGGCGCTGTTCGGCAATACGGTTTACGACAATCTGGCGCTGCCCTACCAGATCCGTCAACAGTCGCCGGATGAACGAAAAATGCAGGCCGATCTGGCGCGTTTCGGGCTGCCGGAGGCGATGCTGACCAAAAGCATCAATGAGCTGTCCGGCGGGGAGAAGCAGCGCGTGTCCCTGATCCGCAACCTGCAGTTTATGCCCCGGGTGCTGTTGCTCGATGAGATCACCAGTGCGCTGGACGAGGAAAATAAGCGCAACGTCAATGAGATAGTGCATCAGCTGGTGGCGGAGCACCGGCTGGCGGTGCTGTGGGTGACGCACGATACCGAAGAGATAGCGCATGCGGACGAGGTGATCACCCTGCGCGCGCACGGCGCCGAGCAACAGGAGCAACAGCATGAATCAGCATAA
- a CDS encoding FaeA/PapI family transcriptional regulator, translating to MAKVPKTFESRKSLMLDVLRGLCRDLVEGAGGLHPPPEQWPKTRELADKCGENIYTTRTLLLALEKEGKVRCTHRSINNSLRWYSCDEQAAIKKE from the coding sequence ATGGCCAAGGTGCCGAAAACGTTTGAAAGTAGAAAATCGCTGATGCTGGATGTGTTGCGGGGATTGTGCCGGGATCTTGTGGAAGGGGCCGGGGGCCTGCATCCCCCGCCGGAGCAGTGGCCGAAGACGCGCGAGCTGGCGGATAAATGCGGCGAAAACATTTATACCACCCGCACCCTGCTGCTGGCGCTGGAAAAGGAGGGCAAGGTTCGCTGCACCCACCGCAGCATCAACAATTCTCTACGCTGGTACAGCTGCGACGAACAGGCGGCGATAAAAAAAGAGTGA
- a CDS encoding fimbrial protein gives MKLNKLMLATAIAFSTASVAHAAPTPNQGSGTVTFSGEIIDAPCSITPDSVDQTVPMGQISSRILAKEGKSSAEPFSIELKDCALNTMKNVKVTFTGTPDAVNSKLLALSGSASGAGIVIYDQLHAKEVELGTATDGQGLNEGNNALKFAAYLQGNSASGAVVPGQFTSVANFTLAYQ, from the coding sequence ATGAAACTGAATAAATTAATGCTGGCGACCGCCATTGCTTTTTCTACCGCCTCCGTTGCACATGCGGCGCCGACCCCGAACCAGGGCAGCGGCACCGTGACCTTTAGCGGTGAAATTATCGATGCGCCTTGCAGCATCACGCCGGACTCCGTCGATCAAACCGTCCCGATGGGCCAGATCAGCAGCCGCATCCTGGCCAAAGAAGGCAAATCCAGCGCCGAACCCTTCAGCATTGAGCTGAAAGACTGCGCGCTCAACACCATGAAAAACGTCAAGGTGACCTTCACCGGCACGCCGGATGCCGTCAACAGCAAATTGCTGGCGCTGAGCGGTTCCGCCAGCGGCGCGGGCATCGTGATTTACGACCAGCTGCACGCCAAGGAAGTTGAGCTGGGCACCGCAACGGACGGCCAGGGCCTGAACGAAGGCAACAACGCCCTGAAATTCGCCGCATACCTGCAAGGCAACAGCGCTTCCGGCGCCGTCGTGCCGGGCCAGTTCACCAGCGTGGCGAACTTTACCCTGGCTTATCAGTAA
- a CDS encoding fimbrial protein, translating into MTIHWRGALLIALSIGSASATAKTQGHGKVSLGGEIVETPCNIAGDSLDQTVDFGLVSMSDAGRDAQPSLIGSRRHFAIRLVNCELASQIKPDFIYRAANLTFSGIADSQDPQWLAVHGEARGMAIELLTDAGTPIPLGSTTADYLIVAGDNTLRFGAQLRIHPDRARAGGFSSLAKFTLSYL; encoded by the coding sequence ATGACCATCCATTGGCGAGGCGCATTGCTGATCGCGCTCAGCATCGGCAGCGCTAGCGCCACGGCGAAAACTCAGGGCCACGGCAAAGTCAGCCTGGGCGGCGAAATCGTCGAAACGCCGTGCAACATCGCCGGCGACAGTTTGGATCAAACCGTTGATTTCGGGCTGGTTTCAATGAGCGACGCCGGGCGAGATGCCCAGCCGAGCCTCATCGGCAGCCGCCGCCACTTCGCCATCAGGTTGGTGAACTGCGAACTGGCCAGCCAGATAAAGCCCGATTTTATTTATCGCGCGGCCAACCTCACCTTCAGCGGCATCGCGGATAGCCAAGATCCGCAATGGCTCGCCGTCCATGGCGAGGCGCGCGGCATGGCTATCGAGTTGCTGACCGACGCCGGCACCCCGATCCCGCTCGGCAGCACGACGGCGGATTATCTGATCGTTGCCGGCGATAACACGCTGCGCTTTGGCGCCCAGCTGCGCATTCACCCCGACAGGGCACGGGCGGGCGGTTTCAGCTCATTGGCCAAATTCACCCTGTCTTATCTGTAG